A region from the Acyrthosiphon pisum isolate AL4f chromosome A1, pea_aphid_22Mar2018_4r6ur, whole genome shotgun sequence genome encodes:
- the LOC115033526 gene encoding uncharacterized protein LOC115033526, with protein sequence MAASTIPWLELCGAVLLAKWMSRIKGTLNVEVEVVETHAWIHQVQSLLPDCQWNHVPSENNPADCASRGLSPSELVDNVLYWNGPNCLGSPTAEWVVHVPFIESDHLPEAKMENPLVLVAETEQEWDKLWEALEVLGIPKKYISLIKGCNNRTVCRVRFLQEMSETFEVKSGLRQGDALSPTLFNLALEKAMREVWDGRKMEICGERVILAYADDIVVMGETRDEVMNTASKLLKASKTIGLRVNEEKTKYLMVARRSPNIDHITVDDYSFKKVEVFKYLGVNINSNNDMHEEINDRIACGNRCYYSIMRLLKSKLLSRNSKTLLYHSYLRPIITYASETWSLTKGDSKRLMTFERKVLRNIYGPKFDAESQTYERRNNQELQELYNRPNIIAYIRSKRLEWFGHVWRADGQVIKEVLINTINKKRPLGRPRTRWVDVIAQDIKNIEEASSFDDAYDREKWRGFVMAAMDLMGR encoded by the exons ATGGCTGCGTCAACGATTCCGTGGTTAGAGCTATGCGGCGCAGTCCTGCTAGCGAAATGGATGTCTCGCATCAAGGGTACATTAAATGTGGAGGTGGAAGTCGTCGAAACTCACGCTTG GATCCATCAAGTGCAATCACTATTGCCGGATTGTCAGTGGAACCACGTACCCTCAGAAAATAATCCAGCTGATTGCGCGTCAAGAGGATTGTCACCTTCCGAATTAGTGGACAATGTATTGTATTGGAACGGTCCCAATTGTCTCGGGTCACCAACGGCTGAATGGGTTGTCCATGTTCCTTTTATCGAGTCAGATCACCTCCCCGAAGCCAAGATGGAGAACCCCTTGGTCTTAGTAGCCGAAACCGAACAGGAATG GGACAAACTATGGGAAGCACTGGAAGTACTAGGCATTCCTAAAAAGTACATAAGTCTTATAAAAGGGTGTAACAACAGAACTGTGTGCAGAGTTCGTTTCCTTCAAGAAATGTCTGAAACTTTTGAGGTAAAATCAGGCCTTAGACAAGGTGATGCTCTATCACCCACCTTGTTTAATCTAGCATTAGAAAAAGCAATGAGAGAAGTATGGGACGGTCGAAAGATGGAAATATGTGGGGAACGAGTAATATTGGCATACGCAGATGACATTGTGGTAATGGGAGAAACTAGAGATGAAGTCATGAATACTGCGTCCAAACTCTTGAAAGCAAGTAAAACCATAGGGCTGCGTGTAAATGAGGAAAAGACGAAATACTTAATGGTAGCAAGAAGAAGCCCAAACATAGACCACATAACAGTAGATGATTATAGTTTCAAGAAAGTGGAGgtatttaagtacctaggtgTTAACATAAATAGCAACAACGATATGCATGAAGAAATCAATGATCGAATAGCATGTGGCAATCGATGCTACTATAGCATAATGAGACTCCTTAAATCAAAACTACTGTCACGTAATTCCAAGACACTACTGTATCATAGCTATCTACGACCAATAATCACATACGCGAGTGAAACATGGTCACTGACCAAAGGAGACAGCAAGCGGCTAATGACCTTCGAAAGAAAAGTACTGAGAAATATATACGGCCCGAAATTCGATGCAGAATCGCAAACTTATGAAAGAAGGAATAATCAAGAACTACAGGAGTTATATAACAGgccaaatattattgcatatataagAAGCAAGCGACTGGAATGGTTCGGTCATGTTTGGAGAGCGGATGGACAAGTAATAAAAGAAGTTTtaattaacacaataaataaaaaacgtcCATTAGGAAGACCAAGGACCCGATGGGTGGACGTTATAGCTCAAGATATAAAAAACATAGAAGAAGCGTCATCTTTTGACGACGCATACGATAGAGAGAAATGGAGAGGTTTTGTGATGGCAGCGATGGACTTAATGGGCCGATAA